Genomic window (Deltaproteobacteria bacterium):
TCGTCCAGGAAAACAGGGTAGGTATATTGTCAACAGTGATCCCCAGCAATACGGCATCATGCTCATCAAATATATCCTTCACGATATTATATCCCGGCCATTGGTCTGAGCAGACGGGAGTCCACGCCGCAGGTACAAAAGAGATGACAACATTTTTCTTACCACGATACTGTTTTAAAGAAATCATTTCCCCCGATACCGCTTTGAGGGTAAAATCAGGAGCAGGCTTCCCTACCTTGACCTTCAAAACACTGTCTGTCGGCTTGAGGATTCCCGGGTTATAGATATTATTTTTATACGCATCCGACAAGCTGTACGCTGTCGGAACAAACGGGAAACTAAGGATAAATGTTCCCATCAGCAGAACTAATAACACTTGTTTAGTATATGTCTTCATCTCAAACCTCCTACTGTATACCGGATAATTTAATCATCATTTCGAGAAATTGATCCACTCCCTCAAAAGCACCGAGTTTGGAGTAAATGACCTGATGAGAACCGTCAGGATTTATTTTCACGCCGATAAAGTACGGCGTCCTCACTTCCCCGACTATTTCATGAATGACATAATCTCCATCGGCAAAGAGGGAAAACGGTATGTTGTATTTTTTCTTAAAGGTTCCAACTTCGTAGGAAGTATTTCCCGCACCGATACCAATTATCTTGATCTTACCCTTGAGAGCCGGATTCTGTTCAATTTTTGCGTAAAGCTGATTTACATATGGCGCTTCATGTTGACAGTAAGGACAGTACATACTGAAAATCTCGACGATAACCAACCTGGCCTTAATCTCAGGAATCTTGAAAGAACCGAAACCGAAAAAACCAAGACCAAGATAGCTTTTTTCCGCGGAATCCTTTGGCATGGAAAGTTTTATGTCCGGCAGCATTCCACCCACTGCCGGT
Coding sequences:
- a CDS encoding peroxiredoxin; amino-acid sequence: MKTYTKQVLLVLLMGTFILSFPFVPTAYSLSDAYKNNIYNPGILKPTDSVLKVKVGKPAPDFTLKAVSGEMISLKQYRGKKNVVISFVPAAWTPVCSDQWPGYNIVKDIFDEHDAVLLGITVDNIPTLFSWTNQMGNLWFPVLSDFWPHGKVAQKYGVLRSDGVSERALFVIDKKGIIRYSDVHDINKRPLFEDLVRALERLKQ
- a CDS encoding redoxin domain-containing protein, with the protein product MKKIIVCMLVVTMTVFMIVGYMWAASSPPAVGGMLPDIKLSMPKDSAEKSYLGLGFFGFGSFKIPEIKARLVIVEIFSMYCPYCQHEAPYVNQLYAKIEQNPALKGKIKIIGIGAGNTSYEVGTFKKKYNIPFSLFADGDYVIHEIVGEVRTPYFIGVKINPDGSHQVIYSKLGAFEGVDQFLEMMIKLSGIQ